The Schistocerca cancellata isolate TAMUIC-IGC-003103 chromosome 4, iqSchCanc2.1, whole genome shotgun sequence genome contains a region encoding:
- the LOC126183254 gene encoding proteoglycan 4-like, with translation MRPPLVSKAARAQPDVCFGIRNVKVYNVPFECPNEAIARKLGEFGTVLSVENDVWPAGFRPAQLPREAADTSTYAGALVGPPSITPPDRPVSAAPAAEAPVSDNVTPPTVVVPPVVSEQSLPADHTPREVRIADLPAVSVSDVPVPETSEMLVASPRPISVPAPPTDKRKLPSQPGPSTAGEADASGAESEVSQASTQSAPADPKPKRKRSKKRSKTAPTEGVDVTFDQAVEGLTDTLVQERRDAPFVHGPPVSVPTAPASRPVPDAVPAPSDTMQWSDDVEEDHFF, from the exons atgcgtcctccgctagtgtcgaaggctgcacgcgcccagccggACGTGT GCTTCGGCATTCGAAATGTGAAAGTTTATAATGTTCCGTTCGAATGCCCAAATGAGGCCATTGCTCGTAAACTCGGAGAATTTGGCACCGTGCTTAGTGTGGAGAATGATGTGTGGCCTGCAGGATTTAG GCCGGCTCAGCTGCCGCGCGAAGCTGCTGATACCTCCACGTATGCGGGCGCGTTGGTTGGACCCCCCTCGATCACCCCGCCCGACCGACCGGTTTCTGCCGCTCCTGCAGCTGAGGCTCCTGTGTCTGACAATGTGACTCCGCCCACAGTTGTCGTTCCCCCGGTTGTGTCAGAACAAAGTTTACCTGCCGATCACACCCCTCGCGAGGTCCGTATTGCTGATTTGCCAGCCGTCAGTGTTTCGGACGTGCCCGTTCCGGAGACTTCTGAAATGTTGGTCGCGTCACCACGGCCGATTTCAGTCCCCGCCCCGCCGACAGACAAGCGGAAATTGCCGTCACAGCCGGGCCCGTCCACCGCCGGCGAGGCGGATGCTAGCGGTGCCGAAAGTGAGGTGTCCCAAGCTTCCACTCAGTCCGCCCCTGCCGATCCAAAACCGAAGCGTAAAAGGTCAAAGAAGCGTTCGAAAACGGCGCCCACTGAGGGCGTCGACGTCACCTTCGACCAGGCGGTTGAGGGACTGACGGATACTTTGGTCCAAGAGCGTCGCGACGCACCTTTCGTACACGGTCCGCCTGTGTCGGTGCCCACCGCCCCCGCTTCCCGGCCCGTTCCGGACGCCGTACCTGCTCCTTCGGACACCATGCAGTGGTCTGATGATGTGGAGGAGGATCACTTTTTCTAG